In the genome of Oxobacter pfennigii, the window CTTTGCACAGCTTCGCTATTTTATAGTTATGTCGATTAGCCTTGATAAACTGAAACCTTTTTATTTGAGGTTCTTGGCGAAGTAGGCTGCCGCTTTTTTTAATATTTCATTTTCCTCTTTGAGTTCCCTGACTTCTCTCTCCAGCTTTCTTAACTTTTCATCATCTGGACTGAGATTACCGCTACCAGGAAAAGGGGATTCTGGTGACTTCCTATACTTATTCACCCACCCCTGCATTGTTGTCGGCTTTACCCCCAACTCTGCAGCCACTTTTGTAATTGGCTCACCAGTTTTCTTTGCTCTCTTTACTGCTTCAAGCTTAAATTCTGAACTGTATTGTTTTCCCATGTAGATCATCCCTTTCACTTTTAGTATATCACGAGTTTATCGTGTCTACCAAAGTGGGTAAGGGTCAGGTTATATTGTCATCCGTTCTGCCTTCAGCAAAGGAATATATAATAAGCGCCTATGCAACTGATAGATTGCGACCACGTGATGCTAAAAAGAGAGAGAAGAGAGATGTTAACAATGCCTGGGGAAAACGTGGTTCGAAGGAAAGAGAAGAGGCCTCAAAGTCTGCACATAAATCTAAGAAAAAATATGGAAAAGAAAATGATGATAATTTTGGATGGCAAGACCTTAAGGATAAAAACTTCAATAAGATAGGTATGGCTACAAGGGTACTAATAGGAGTTGGTGGTGTTTTGCTTATTGGAGGGACATTAGTTGAAGATGTACTAACGAGTGGCGCTGGTATAGCAAATGATGGAGTTACAATTTCAGATGGAGTTAGTATGGTCGTTAGAGCGTTTACAAACTAATAAAATGATGGCGGTGAAATAAAATTTGGAGCAAGAAAAATACTATGATGAGGGAGAGAAATTTTATATAGAAGGTAATTACGAATGTGCATTAAATAGTTTTAAGAAGTGTAATTTTATAGAGAAAGATCGTACCTGTTCAAATTATATTGGGTGTTGTTATTTGGAGTTAAATGATTTAGAAAATGCTGCTAAAACATTTGAATACTTGATAGAAACTTTCCCCGATTGGGAAAGACCAATAATGAATTTAGGCAGAGTTTACTTAAAGAAAAATATGTTGCCAGAAGCATTAGAATGTTTTAGAAAAGCGGAAATCATAAATCCAGACGAAGAAGATGTATACTTTTATCTTGGCTTATATTTTTATAAAATTGGTGATTATCAAAGTGCAATAAAAAATTATGAAAAATCACTCAATATTAATAACTTTCAATCCGAAGCACAATTAAACCTTGGAATATGCTATTCTAAACTTGGTATGCAGAAGGAAGCACTTAGCAGGATTGAGTTTGCATATCGAATGGATAATAAATCAATAGATGCTTTATTTAATAAAGGGATGATACTGTTATCCATGAAGGAATATAAAAGAGCACTGGAAGTCTTTATAGAATTAAATAGATTGGAGCAAGAGTGGATAAAAAGGATTCTGCTAATAGCCCCTAAAAGTGAGCAGGCAAATAAGCCTAACAAGATTTTAGAAGATATAAGAAGATAATCCAAAAGAGTAAAAATATAATTAAAAATACCATTTTATAATTAAAACTTTTTAATAATCTCAAAAAAATCGCAGGAATCAATCAAAGAACTGCGAAAGGAAAGATATGAACTCATAAATACTATTGCTGAAAAACGTAGTTAAAATGTTAAAGTGATGAGCACCTGCTCGAAACAATGTTTCGGATAGACCATAAAAAGTTAGAAAGAGCTGACGCCGATAATTTCGGTGTCAGGTCGGAATGAAAAAGATGAATTAGAAAGTATCTCGGCTAGCTCACAGACTTATTAATTAAAGTCTAATAAAACACAAAATACCTCCTATAGCAGTTATTGCTCTGCAATAGGAGGTATGCTTTATAGCGCTGCTCTCACTGTGTTCATAGACTTCCTCCTGCAATTGAAAACCACCAGTTTTACTGGTGGTTATGATTCATATCAGCTTTTTTACGGTAAAATTGTCTCTTAACAGTACCCAGTTTTGAGGGAAGGGATAGCCTAATGCCCAGTAACTTATGCCTCTTAGCTTATACTCCTTAACCGCATCGAATTTTGCCTGTGCGCTTCGGGCATCTTCAAACCAGACCTCATGGTTTCTGCCCTGCCGGTCTGTGTAACGGAAAAAGGGAGATTGGGCAGCTGTATCATATTGTATAGTCGCATTATTATTTGTAGCCCTTATTACAGCCTCCTGGGGGCTGAAGGTCTGAGCTTCCTGGCCTCTGATATGGGGCAGCAGCCAGTCGCGCGCATATAGCTGGAAGCCAAAGAAGATTTTATCCCTTGGAATAACGGAAACTGCATAATCAAGTACGCGTTTAATCTGATTAAGAGGAGAGATCGCCTGAGGAGGACCTAACCGGTAGCCCCACTCGTAAGTCATCAGGATTACAAAATCAAGAATTCGTCCATGGGCTTCGTAATCGTGCGCAGTGTATAAAAGTCCCTGCTGCTCTGCGCTTACTTTAGGAGCAAGGGCACTGGAAACAAAGTATCCTAATGGGTGCAGCCGTTCAACCGCCAGCATTAAAAACCGGTTATAAGGCTCCCGGTCTTCTGGGAGAACATTTTCAAAATCTACATTTAAACCCATATATCTTTTTTCCTTCATTATATTGATGATATTGGCAAGGAGAACTTCCTGTACACCCCGGCTTGATAAAACTACGTGCGCGAGATTTTCACCCAGTTCGGTAGATGTGAAATTCGTTATGGACATCATCGGTACAGTATTTGTATCATAGGTTGCTGCTATGGAAGGAGCATCAGCAATGGGAACAAGATTGCCGTTTTCCATTATTCTATATGCAAAGGGACTTAAGTAAGTTAAGTGTCTGCCATCTTCCCTGACAATTTCAGCCCCCCTTTCGCCGTACTGGTAAATGTATCCGTTAACTTCAATTACCGGCCTTTCTTTTCGAGGTATAACAAGTACTGTTCCGGGATATATCATATTCGGGTCTTCAATATTATTTGCTTCTGCCAAGGTTTGTGCTGATATGCCATACATTCTGGCAATCTGGGATAAAGTTTCGCCATAGCCGATGGTATGCTTGGGTGAAGGGATATATAGGGTAAGGCCGGGCAGGATGTTTGAGGGATTTGCTATGTTGTTGATTTGCAATATTTCCTGAACCGTAGTTCCAAAGGACTGTGCAATCTTCCATAATGTATCGCCCCATCTTACTGTATATAAAGTATCTTCGACGGGAATGATAAGGGACTGTCCGATTAATAGAAGATTTGGATTTGGCAGTCCATTGACCTCCACTATTCCTGATATAGGCACACGATAATAATTTGCGATTTTCCAGAGAGTATCTCCGGGCTTTACTACATGAATAAACATGATAACCTCCTGATTTTTCTCTACAATTATAATTATGTATAAAATCAGTAAGGATGACTTATAGAAATTATAAAATTATGAATTGCTTTATAAACATAGTACACATGAAGGGTTAAAAAGCAAAAATCTATATATTGCTCAGGAGTTTACTAAAGATTTGCTATTTGATAGAATAGGATTACATGATAAAACAGGTGAGGGCAGGAATAATTTATATTTTGCCCATAATTAATGGTCAAATTTGTCAACAACTGAATTGCCATAAATTTTCAATAACTGTTCAAGTATTATCATATTATTATTATAATTAGGTTTAGAAACATTTGCTTTAGAAGAGGTGAAAAATTCATATGAAGCCAGGCTTAAAGAATGAGACAGGCATTGTAGCAGCTCAGAAAAATGTAAAAATAAATAAATGGGTTATAATTTTGATACTTTTGGCAGCAGCAGCGTTAGCCGCAGTTGTATTATTGAGCAATCCCAAGCCTTTAAGCGTTATGGAAGGAACAGCTTCAAAGAATAATCTGGCGCGGACAATAGTAGTTACAGGCTACATTGAAGCAGAAGAGAGCGAAAATCATATATTGGATACCACTCAAAAGGTGGTGGATGTCTTCGTAAAGGAAGGCGACGATGTTAAAAAGGGAACGGTGCTGGCTCAGCTTGATACAACTGATCTGGAGTATCAGCTGAAAAGAGCTGTCATAAATTATGATACTGCCAGGGAAAACCTTAATAATACCTCGGTAACCTCGGATAATTCCATAAAGCAGGCTGAAATAAACTTAGAAAAGGCTAAGAGCGATTATGAGGATTTAAAGAAGAAATTCGAAGCCAATCAATCACTTTATGACAGCGGCTATATATCAAAATTTGATTATGATGCCTCCAAGAAAGCCTTCAGCGATGCTGAAAACCAGGTTGAGTATATGGAGATTCAGCTTGAAAATGCAAAGAGGAACAGCTCGGAGGTGTCTCAGAAAAGCCAGAGGGATTTATCAAATACCGAAATTGAAAACCTCAATAAAAAGATTGCCGACAGCACCATAACTGCCGATATGGACGGAAGGGTAGTCAAATTCGATATCGTAAAGAATGAATATCCCAATCAGGATAACAATACAATAATTGTATGCGACCCGGCTTCATACAAGGTAGAGGTGGAGGTAAACCAGTATGATGCCGTAAAGATAAAAACAGGGCAAAAGGCTGTTGTAAAGATAAAAGGAGTGGACAAGGAATATTCCGGCACCGTATCTAAAATCGGTGAGCTTGCCGAGGTTAAAGTAAGCGGGGGCAACAAGGAATCCAGGATATATATTGATGTTTTGATTAATGATATCGATGAATCCATAAGGATTGGATATGAAGTTGATGTAGATATTATATTGGATGAAGTTACGGATGTGGTATCTGTTGGCTTAGACTCAATCAAGACAGATGCGGACGGACAGAAATATGTATTTGTAGCTGAAGGCGGCAAGGCTGTGAAAAGATTTGTTAAAACAGGCTTTGAAACGGATTTTGATGCGGAAGTTACCGAAGGCTTGAAGGCCGGGGACAAATATATATTAAACCCGGGAAATTCCCTTAAAGAAGGGGACATTATAAAAACTTCTTTATAAATTTTAGAATCAGCGGGGTTTTTAGTATGGCATTTAGGTTTTTGCATATGGCCGATATCCATTTTGACACACCTTTTTTGTCAAGGAATGAAGAGGTCAGAAGATTATTAAAAGAATCCATGCAAAATGCATTTAAAGCAGGGGTAGAGCTGGCTGTAAAGTCAGCTGCCCATGCTTTTTTAATAGCCGGAGATTTGTTTGATAACGATAATTTAAGCTACAAAACGGCTAAATTTTTATATGAGCAATTGGACAGGCTTAATGATGCAGGCATAATGGTTTTTTATGCAGCAGGAAATCATGACCCTGAAGCTATTATACATAAGTTCAATTTCATGAAGTGGCCGGAGTATGTATATATATTTGACAGGGCAGAACCGGAGAAGGTTTTTGTAAAGGATACTGATGGAAATGTAGTTGGCGTCGTTCACGGAGCAGGCCATGAAAGCAAAAGAGAAGGCAGAAATCTTGCAAAAGCCTTTGGAAAGGCAGTGCCTGGTGTGCCTAATGTAGGTCTTTTGCATACCTTTGTAACCGGCCTTAAGGTGTCTTTGGGCTATGAAAATTACGCACCCTGCTCTTTGGAGGATTTGAAGGGCCTTGATTATTCCTATTGGGCACTGGGTCACATACATAAAAGAGCGGAGATTCTGGACAAACCTATGGCAGTTTATCCGGGAAATTTAATAGGAAGAAATCCCAATGAAACGGGGCCGAAGGGTGCTTATCTGGTGGAGATAGAGGAAAATAATGGGTTAAAGATAAACTTTCATGAACTGTCCCCTATCATTTGGGATACAGTTCTTATTGATGACATATCTGATGCCTATGATTTTAAGAGACTGGAGGATAAGATCTATTCTTCTGTTACCGGGTATATAAATGAAAAGGGTTATGATAAAAAGCTTATTTTAAGGGGGATTTTGAAAGGCAGCAGCCCCCTTTATAAAGAGCTTAAAAATGAGGAAAATGTTGAGGAGCTTCAGGACAGCTTAAAGGATAGATTAGGAGCTGTATCTTTTGAATTGATTTGCGATGATTTGCAAAGATCCATTGACTTGAAGGAATATGCGGGAGGTACCCATGTTATAGGAGCAGCCCTTAAAATCCTGGATGATATCAAAGAAAATCCCCGGCTTTTATTAAGCTTAAAGCCTGACAGCCTTGCAGGGTTCATGGGGGGAAATGAGGAAGAGACAATCAATTATCTGAAAAGCCTCCTTGATAATATGGAAGCCGAGGTTGTTTACAGAATGACAGGAGGGGATGGCAATGAAGTTTAAAAGCATTAAAGCAAAGAGCTTTGGCTGTCTTGAAGACTGGGAGTCCCCTGAAATAACACAAGACATAATAGTGGTATACGGAAATAATGAAGCGGGAAAATCAACGGTTTTTAATATGATAAATACCCTTATTTACGGCTGGAATCCTGCTTCAAGGGATTTAAATCCTTACATACCCTGGGGGCAAAGTCAAGGTGAGTGCAGCGCAGGCCTGACTTTAAATGACGGAAGCACTATGGAGGTAAACCGGCGTTTAAAGAGCACGGCTGAAGGCAAAATTATCAAGGATGAAAAGCTGATACCTATTGGAAACAATGCCATAGAAGGGGCTGAATACCTGCCCCGGCAGGTATTTGATGAGATTTATTCCATTACTTTGGAACAGCTTCGTTTTCCCCATAACTCGGTGTGGCAGAAGGTACAGGATCAACTGCTGGGCGGGCAGTATGCTTCCTTTATTCAGCCTGTTTCAAAGGTCATATCAAAATTAGTTTTGGAGTCTAACAGCCTGTGGAGGCCGGACAGGCATGGGAACCCCATGGATAAAAAGCTTAAAGAAGAATTAAAGGAGCTTAATAAAAAGCTTACGGATTCCTTGGAAAACGAAAAAAGAATAAGCGGTATTTCAAAAAGGCTGGATGAAATTAAGGATGAAATATCGGACATAATCGAGAGAAAATCCCGGCTGATATTTCTTATGGATAAAACCGAAAGGCTTCACCCTGTAAAAAAGAAGCTTCAAAATTTAAAGGAATTAAATGAAAAAGCAGAAGGGGCAAAAAATTATGATTTTCTGCCTCAAAACCCGCGCGAAGAATTAAAAAGGCTTGATATAAAAACAGATAACCTTGATAAAAAACTCAAGGAAGCAGTATTAACTAAAAATGAAACGGAGTCAAAGCTTGATGTGTACTCTCCATTGGACAAGCTTATTTATGAAAACAGGGATAAAATAAAGCTTGCCATAAAATCCTACGGGCAAAACATAAGCGATATTAATGCAGCCTCGGATTTGAGCAATGGATTGCTCCGTTTTAAAGACAGAATTGTGAATAAAGCAAAGGAATGCCTGCAAGGAGGCTGGACGTCAGAATCCCTGAAGGCACTTAAAGCCATAGATGAAGCAGAATTAAGAGCCGGCCTTAGCTCATTCAAAAAGGCAAACTACAATTATAAAGAGCATAATTTAAGGATGGCGGCGAGAAAAAGCCATGCTCAAGCAGATGAGGGTATTATGTTTTATATAATTTCAGCACTTCTCATTATCATAGGCTTGACAAGCTTTGTATTAAGCACCGGAAGCCTTATAAAAGTAATTTTTGCTCTTGTATTTTCAACCGGAATTATAACCTTGTATGCAGCTTATTCACAAAAAAGCAAAGTCAATAAGGGTTCAGGTTTAAAGGAAGAAGAAAAGCAGTTAAGAAAGCTTGACACCTTGAGGGAAGAGGCGCTGAACAAAGTTAAAGCATCTCTTAAGGGTTTAAATATTGCAGCTTTGAGGCTTGAAGAACCGGACGACAGCCTCCTTGTGGATGTGAATACGTTAAAATCATTGTTGAATGACTGGGAAGAGATAAAAAATAAAAAAGATATTATAGATAAAAGACTAAGCAAAGGACAGCAAGAAATATCGGTGCTTTTAAATATTCTCTCCTTGAAAGGCAGCGGAGATATTTTAAGTACCATAAATATGCTGGATAATCTAATGGATAAGGCTGAAGAAAATTACAATATCCATAATAATTGTCTTGCCAGGCTTAATGAAATCCAGAAGGCAGTTGAAGAAATCCAGAAAGAGCTGAAAGAAACTATTTATTTAAAAGAAGAAATATTAAAAGGAATACAGACCTTAGACGGAGAAAATAACCATGAGAAGCTTTTGAAATTAGAAGAGCTTAGGGATTTCAGGCAAAGGGCTCATAATATAAAAGGGGAATTAGAAAGGGAATACATAGGCCTTGAGGGTATAATTGAGGAAATAAATAAGCTAAGTGGCCAGCCTGAATTTATTCTGGATGAGGAGTCCCTGGCAAGGGCTAAGGCAGAACGGGAACAGCTGGATAATCTTTTGAATAATTTAAATATGGAAGCCGGTTCTAAGTTAAAGGAAATGGAGCAGAGGCAGGAAGAGCGGGCTGCCGATGATATTAAGGGTGAAATTGAAAGCCTTGAAATTTTGAGAAAAAGAAATGCAATTGAAAGGGACCGCCTTCAATTGATGAAAAATATAATAGCCTTTTCGGACCGTAAATTCAGAGATGAAAATCAGCCCGACATTCTTTTAAGGGCCGGGAAATATCTTGAAACCATAACGGGTGGACGCTATGACAGGCTTTATATTCTTGAGGATACAGACACTTACCTGGAGGTAAGGCTAAAAGACACGAAGGAAACCATAGATGTAAACAAAGCCTTAAGCCGGGGCACAAAGGAGCAGATTTACCTTTCTCTTCGCTTAGGCTTATTGGATCATCTCGATGATAAAAAGGAAAGCTTCCCCTTATTTTTAGATGAAGCCCTGGTCAACTGGGACAGCTTCAGGCTTAACAATGTCCTGACCTTATTAAAGGATATATCAAAAAAGCGGCAGGTTTTCATATTCACATGCCATAAATGGTTTAAGGATATTTTAGAAAAGGACATCAAGGGACAGGTTATAAATTTGTGAGGCCCTACAATGCTCCAAAGCAGGTGTGTCAGACCCCAATACTCCTCTTATTGTAACTTAGGCAAGATATGGAATGAAACATAATCGATGTTATGTTTGGATCCAAATATATAGTAGAAAAGCAGGTAATAAAATGCAAGTGACGTTACAGACCTTCATAATCGTATGCCCATTGATTTTTTTAGCAGGTTTTATTGATTCCATAGCAGGCGGAGGAGGACTTATCTCCCTCCCTGCATATTTGTTTGCCGGATTTCCCGTCCATTTTGCCTACGGCACAAATAAGTTTTCCTCGGCAATAGGAACGGTTTTTTCCACCTACAGGTTTATTAAAAACAAGCAGTACCACATGAAAACTGCAGCTTATTCCGTTATAAGCGCCCTTATCGGTTCATACTTAGGAGCAAGGGCAGCCCTTATGCTCAGCGACATATATCTTCAATACTGCCTTATAGTGCTCTTGCCCATAATCGCCATATTCTTATTGACAAGAAGAAACTTCGGAGAAAAAAACAATGAGGAAATACAACTATCCGATAAAAAGATTATTATATTATCCATATTATCCGGACTTATAATAGGTGCCTATGACGGTTTCTTCGGCCCCGGCACCGGTACATTTTTAATATTAACCTATACGGGGCTGATGGGATTTTCTATGACAATGGCTGCCGGAAACGCCAAGCTTGTAAATCTGGCCTCTAATATAGCCGCGCTGTTCACATTCTTAGCCGGCGGAAAAATCATGTTCCTTGTAGGAATACCCGCAGCTTTCTTTGGAATTCTGGGACACTGGATAGGCTCCGGACTTGCCCTCAAAAACGGCTCTAAAATCATAAAGCCTGTGCTGGTAGTGGTATTTATTTTACTCTTCGTAAAAATCGGTATGGACCTGTTTAATTAAACAGCAGCGTCAAGGGGCGTATAAATTTTGAACATTCATTGCGTATTCGGATTTTGCAAGTTCATGGCTCCCTTCCTTGAAAATGCAAGAATTTTTAAACTTTTTGTCGCTCAAACAATCTAAAATTAGTGTTACCTTACATTAGCTGAATGTCCCAACTTATGCGAGGGCGGCCTAGTTGGTATTTAGATGAAGCCAGTGGCGGCGAGACGTGAATGGAATCGTATTTGTAATCCAGCTCATATGAATGTTTTTATTTGCAAAGCCGGAAATAATAGCGTAAATGCCGTGTGTCTGTTAACGAAGTATATGAAGCAAAAGTCATTGTTTGGGAGCGTTAGCAAGTTATGACTTTTGCCATGTACGAGTTTTTGTGGCTAAATCCGAAACGGGATCACAGTTGGTAAGGGCTCAATTTGTAAAGAAGCGACAAGCGGAGCCAGGACGGCGAGCGCGGCCGTTAAAATCAGGAAGATTTTCCGGCCGGAAAGCTCTTTACAAATTGAACCCGTATAAAATGAAGGAGGGGTGAGAGTTGGCAAAGAACAAGTTTGAATATTATGATGAAATGAAGGAACATTTGGAGGAAGGCGGATATACCGTCGGAGAATATAGGGAGATAAATTACGGGCTGCAGTTTGATATAGTGAGGGAAGACAAAAAGTCCGTCATGAGGATTTACGAGAGCAAGAAGGGCTTAAGGCCGGATACGTCCCAGATAAAGGACGGAGAACTGCTGCAGTACATAACGGGAGAAAGCAGAGGAAAGATAAGGGATGACAACGGCGCCGATCCGGCAGAATTGATAGGTACCGATGAATCGGGAAAAGGTGATTATTTCGGGCCGTTAGTTATTGCCGGAGTGTATGTAAATGAGGAAAATGCAAGGAAGCTAAAGGCTATGGGGGCAGATGACAGCAAAAGATTGACGGATAAACAGATAGCAAAGCTGGCGGAGTCTATAAAGAAGGTATGCCCTTATTCTGTTGTTGTAATAGGCAACGAAAAATATAATGAGCTTTATGAGAAGATAAAAAATTTAAACAAGCTCTTGGCCTGGGGACATGCCAGGGTAATAGAAAATGTATTATCCAAAGTGGATTGCAAGTACGTTTTATCCGACCAGTTTGGCGATGAAAATTTAATAAAAAATGCTCTTATGGAAAAAGGGAAAACCATAACACTTTTTCAAAGACCAAGGGCAGAAGAAAATACAGCCGTTGCTGCTGCCAGCATTCTTGCAAGGGATGAATTCGTGTCAAGGATTAAGCAATTAGAAGAAGCATTTCAAATGGAATTCCCAAAAGGCGCATCGGCTATGACTGTTGAGGCGGCAAGAAAATTCGTTGAAACCTATGAGCGTGAAAAATTGTCATTGGTATCAAAGCTGCATTTTAAAACCACAGGTCAAATTTAGTAAAATATAAGATGCTGTATCTTTTGGATTATCCTGAGGATACAGCATTTTATATTTATCTTGATATAGTTTGAAATTTTTCGC includes:
- a CDS encoding tetratricopeptide repeat protein, which encodes MEQEKYYDEGEKFYIEGNYECALNSFKKCNFIEKDRTCSNYIGCCYLELNDLENAAKTFEYLIETFPDWERPIMNLGRVYLKKNMLPEALECFRKAEIINPDEEDVYFYLGLYFYKIGDYQSAIKNYEKSLNINNFQSEAQLNLGICYSKLGMQKEALSRIEFAYRMDNKSIDALFNKGMILLSMKEYKRALEVFIELNRLEQEWIKRILLIAPKSEQANKPNKILEDIRR
- a CDS encoding glycoside hydrolase family 18 protein, which translates into the protein MFIHVVKPGDTLWKIANYYRVPISGIVEVNGLPNPNLLLIGQSLIIPVEDTLYTVRWGDTLWKIAQSFGTTVQEILQINNIANPSNILPGLTLYIPSPKHTIGYGETLSQIARMYGISAQTLAEANNIEDPNMIYPGTVLVIPRKERPVIEVNGYIYQYGERGAEIVREDGRHLTYLSPFAYRIMENGNLVPIADAPSIAATYDTNTVPMMSITNFTSTELGENLAHVVLSSRGVQEVLLANIINIMKEKRYMGLNVDFENVLPEDREPYNRFLMLAVERLHPLGYFVSSALAPKVSAEQQGLLYTAHDYEAHGRILDFVILMTYEWGYRLGPPQAISPLNQIKRVLDYAVSVIPRDKIFFGFQLYARDWLLPHIRGQEAQTFSPQEAVIRATNNNATIQYDTAAQSPFFRYTDRQGRNHEVWFEDARSAQAKFDAVKEYKLRGISYWALGYPFPQNWVLLRDNFTVKKLI
- a CDS encoding efflux RND transporter periplasmic adaptor subunit — encoded protein: MKPGLKNETGIVAAQKNVKINKWVIILILLAAAALAAVVLLSNPKPLSVMEGTASKNNLARTIVVTGYIEAEESENHILDTTQKVVDVFVKEGDDVKKGTVLAQLDTTDLEYQLKRAVINYDTARENLNNTSVTSDNSIKQAEINLEKAKSDYEDLKKKFEANQSLYDSGYISKFDYDASKKAFSDAENQVEYMEIQLENAKRNSSEVSQKSQRDLSNTEIENLNKKIADSTITADMDGRVVKFDIVKNEYPNQDNNTIIVCDPASYKVEVEVNQYDAVKIKTGQKAVVKIKGVDKEYSGTVSKIGELAEVKVSGGNKESRIYIDVLINDIDESIRIGYEVDVDIILDEVTDVVSVGLDSIKTDADGQKYVFVAEGGKAVKRFVKTGFETDFDAEVTEGLKAGDKYILNPGNSLKEGDIIKTSL
- a CDS encoding metallophosphoesterase family protein, with product MAFRFLHMADIHFDTPFLSRNEEVRRLLKESMQNAFKAGVELAVKSAAHAFLIAGDLFDNDNLSYKTAKFLYEQLDRLNDAGIMVFYAAGNHDPEAIIHKFNFMKWPEYVYIFDRAEPEKVFVKDTDGNVVGVVHGAGHESKREGRNLAKAFGKAVPGVPNVGLLHTFVTGLKVSLGYENYAPCSLEDLKGLDYSYWALGHIHKRAEILDKPMAVYPGNLIGRNPNETGPKGAYLVEIEENNGLKINFHELSPIIWDTVLIDDISDAYDFKRLEDKIYSSVTGYINEKGYDKKLILRGILKGSSPLYKELKNEENVEELQDSLKDRLGAVSFELICDDLQRSIDLKEYAGGTHVIGAALKILDDIKENPRLLLSLKPDSLAGFMGGNEEETINYLKSLLDNMEAEVVYRMTGGDGNEV
- a CDS encoding AAA family ATPase; the encoded protein is MKFKSIKAKSFGCLEDWESPEITQDIIVVYGNNEAGKSTVFNMINTLIYGWNPASRDLNPYIPWGQSQGECSAGLTLNDGSTMEVNRRLKSTAEGKIIKDEKLIPIGNNAIEGAEYLPRQVFDEIYSITLEQLRFPHNSVWQKVQDQLLGGQYASFIQPVSKVISKLVLESNSLWRPDRHGNPMDKKLKEELKELNKKLTDSLENEKRISGISKRLDEIKDEISDIIERKSRLIFLMDKTERLHPVKKKLQNLKELNEKAEGAKNYDFLPQNPREELKRLDIKTDNLDKKLKEAVLTKNETESKLDVYSPLDKLIYENRDKIKLAIKSYGQNISDINAASDLSNGLLRFKDRIVNKAKECLQGGWTSESLKALKAIDEAELRAGLSSFKKANYNYKEHNLRMAARKSHAQADEGIMFYIISALLIIIGLTSFVLSTGSLIKVIFALVFSTGIITLYAAYSQKSKVNKGSGLKEEEKQLRKLDTLREEALNKVKASLKGLNIAALRLEEPDDSLLVDVNTLKSLLNDWEEIKNKKDIIDKRLSKGQQEISVLLNILSLKGSGDILSTINMLDNLMDKAEENYNIHNNCLARLNEIQKAVEEIQKELKETIYLKEEILKGIQTLDGENNHEKLLKLEELRDFRQRAHNIKGELEREYIGLEGIIEEINKLSGQPEFILDEESLARAKAEREQLDNLLNNLNMEAGSKLKEMEQRQEERAADDIKGEIESLEILRKRNAIERDRLQLMKNIIAFSDRKFRDENQPDILLRAGKYLETITGGRYDRLYILEDTDTYLEVRLKDTKETIDVNKALSRGTKEQIYLSLRLGLLDHLDDKKESFPLFLDEALVNWDSFRLNNVLTLLKDISKKRQVFIFTCHKWFKDILEKDIKGQVINL
- a CDS encoding sulfite exporter TauE/SafE family protein, with the protein product MQVTLQTFIIVCPLIFLAGFIDSIAGGGGLISLPAYLFAGFPVHFAYGTNKFSSAIGTVFSTYRFIKNKQYHMKTAAYSVISALIGSYLGARAALMLSDIYLQYCLIVLLPIIAIFLLTRRNFGEKNNEEIQLSDKKIIILSILSGLIIGAYDGFFGPGTGTFLILTYTGLMGFSMTMAAGNAKLVNLASNIAALFTFLAGGKIMFLVGIPAAFFGILGHWIGSGLALKNGSKIIKPVLVVVFILLFVKIGMDLFN
- the rnhC gene encoding ribonuclease HIII — translated: MAKNKFEYYDEMKEHLEEGGYTVGEYREINYGLQFDIVREDKKSVMRIYESKKGLRPDTSQIKDGELLQYITGESRGKIRDDNGADPAELIGTDESGKGDYFGPLVIAGVYVNEENARKLKAMGADDSKRLTDKQIAKLAESIKKVCPYSVVVIGNEKYNELYEKIKNLNKLLAWGHARVIENVLSKVDCKYVLSDQFGDENLIKNALMEKGKTITLFQRPRAEENTAVAAASILARDEFVSRIKQLEEAFQMEFPKGASAMTVEAARKFVETYEREKLSLVSKLHFKTTGQI